One Elephas maximus indicus isolate mEleMax1 chromosome 16, mEleMax1 primary haplotype, whole genome shotgun sequence DNA window includes the following coding sequences:
- the ELOVL3 gene encoding elongation of very long chain fatty acids protein 3 — translation MAAVVTTVSRSWVCSIRPRGSLHTRSSSTNSDPRRLQNEIATAMNVSQEIDQQFQSYKFEQFQLPMDEYWTISFPIALIYLVLILVGQNYMKARKGFNLQMPLILWSFCLAIFSVLGAVRTWSFMGTVLLRVGLKQSVCYTSFFRHSTVRFWSSLFVFSKIIELGDTAFIILRKRPLIFVHWYHHSTVLIFTFFGYKSRMAAGGWFMTMNFGVHAIMYTYYTLKAAKVNFPRMLSMLITSLQILQMFAGAVTGILTYIWRHEQGCDTTTMEQFFWSFVMYSSYFILFAHFFHQTYITPKVKNKTKSQ, via the exons ATGGCTGCAGTGGTGACTACAGTAAGCAG GTCCTGGGTCTGTTCCATCCGGCCCCGAGGTTCGCTTCATACTCGGTCCAGCTCCACAAACTCCGACCCTCGACGTCTGCAGAACGAAATAGCCACAGCCATGAATGTCTCCCAGGAAATAGACCAACAGTTCCAGTCCTACAAATTCGAGCAGTTCCAGCTCCCTATGGATGAGTACTG GACAATCTCATTCCCCATAGCTCTGATCTACCTCGTGCTCATCTTGGTGGGGCAAAACTACATGAAGGCACGGAAGGGCTTCAACCTACAGATGCCTCTTATCCTCTGGTCCTTCTGCCTTGCCATCTTCAG TGTCCTGGGGGCAGTGAGGACATGGAGCTTTATGGGGACTGTGCTACTCAGGGTGGGCCTAAAGCAATCTGTGTGCTACACCTCCTTCTTCAGACATTCCACAGTCAGATTCTGGTCCagcctctttgttttcagcaagatcATTGAGCTTG GAGACACAGCCTTCATCATCCTGCGTAAGCGGCCGCTCATCTTTGTGCATTGGTACCACCACAGCACGGTGCTAATATTCACATTCTTTGGATACAAGAGTAGGATGGCTGCTGGTGGCTGGTTCATGACCATGAACTTTGGCGTGCATGCCATCATGTACACCTACTACACTCTGAAGGCTGCCAAAGTGAATTTCCCCAGGATGCTTTCCATGCTTATCACCAGTTTGCAGATCCTGCAGATGTTTGCAGGAGCCGTCACTGGCATCCTGACGTACATCTGGAGGCATGAACAGGGATGCGATACCACCACAATGGAACAGTTCTTCTGGTCCTTTGTCATGTATTCAAGCTACTTCATcctctttgcccacttcttccaCCAAACCTACATCACACCCAAGGTCAAAAACAAGACCAAGAGTCAGTGA